In Syntrophotaleaceae bacterium, a genomic segment contains:
- the mutM gene encoding bifunctional DNA-formamidopyrimidine glycosylase/DNA-(apurinic or apyrimidinic site) lyase has protein sequence MPELPEVETIRRGIAPFVVGHTVRKVILRTPMLRWPIPTDLPGKLEGETIEEVDRRGKYLLFRTAAGTLLIHLGMSGYLRVLESGRQPGKHDHADIEFFDGLCLRLNDTRRFGALLWIEGDPLQHPLLAGLGPEPLSDAFTGDYLHARSRYRITAVKALLMDSRIVVGVGNIYASESLYRARIDPRKAAGNISLARYRRLAESVRQVLQKAIAAGGTTLRDFSDQNGRPGYFALQLMVYGREGEPCPACGRAVQRITLGQRSTFFCPHCQK, from the coding sequence ATGCCAGAGCTTCCGGAAGTCGAAACCATCCGCCGGGGCATCGCCCCGTTTGTCGTGGGGCACACTGTGCGCAAGGTAATCCTCCGCACCCCGATGCTGCGTTGGCCGATCCCCACCGATCTCCCTGGAAAACTTGAGGGGGAAACCATCGAGGAGGTGGACAGGCGGGGGAAATACCTTTTGTTCCGCACCGCTGCGGGGACGCTCCTGATCCACCTCGGCATGAGCGGCTACCTGCGCGTGCTGGAGAGCGGGCGGCAACCCGGCAAGCACGATCATGCCGACATCGAATTCTTTGATGGGCTTTGTCTGCGTCTCAACGATACCCGCCGCTTCGGCGCCCTTTTGTGGATCGAAGGTGATCCGCTGCAGCACCCCCTCCTGGCCGGATTGGGTCCCGAACCTCTGTCCGACGCCTTTACCGGAGATTATCTGCACGCCCGCTCCCGTTACCGGATCACGGCGGTCAAAGCCTTGCTGATGGATTCCCGGATTGTGGTGGGTGTGGGAAACATCTATGCCAGCGAGTCCCTGTACCGGGCCCGTATCGATCCAAGAAAGGCGGCCGGGAACATCTCTCTGGCCCGCTACCGGCGTCTGGCCGAATCCGTCCGCCAGGTCCTGCAGAAAGCTATTGCCGCGGGCGGCACCACCCTGCGGGATTTCAGTGATCAGAACGGCCGGCCCGGATATTTTGCCCTGCAGCTCATGGTCTATGGCAGGGAAGGGGAGCCTTGCCCGGCCTGCGGCAGGGCTGTCCAAAGGATCACCCTTGGGCAGCGATCGACCTTTTTCTGTCCCCATTGTCAAAAATAG